The genomic window GACGAAGGCCCTAGCAATGACCGCGAGATCCGCAGCAAGCAGGTGGACGACATCGAAGAAAAGTCCGGCTTCAAAGACCTTGATGCGCGCTTGCGGGAAGCGGAAGACACTTGGAATCTTTCCCTCGACCGCTTCGCCATCGAACACGCCGACTCCTTCAAATGACACCCGCCATCAACATCATCCCCGCCACCGAGGCTCATGCCGGGGCGGTGTGGCGGATCTTCCGTGAGGTGATCGCGGCGGGTGATGCGTATGTCTTCGAGGCGGATACCACTTACGAGGCCTTCCTCGCGTATTGGTTCGCGGCGCGGGCTTATGTGGCAATGGAGGGAGCGGAGGTACTCGGCAGCTACATCATCAAGCCAAACCTGCCGGGGCGCGCGTCGCATGTGGCGAATGCCAGCTACATGGTCGCCGCGGCGGCACGCGGAAAGGGCGTGGGCGGGCTGATGTGCGCGCACTCGCTGCGAGAGGCGAAGTCCCAGGGCTTCCGCGCGATGCAGTTCAATATCGTGGTCAGCACGAATGTCACCGCGGTCGCGCTCTGGCAAAAGCATGGCTTCGCGATCATCGGCACCGTGCCCGGAGCCTTCCGCCATGAGACCCTGGGATACGTGGATGCCCACGTGATGTTCCGCGATCTGGCGGACATCGGGGATGGCTCAGCGCAGTGACGAGGACTTCGAGCGGCGGTCTCCGGAGACGATCACCTTTGGCTGCAGCGCGGCGCTGGTATTCGTCAGCACGCCGGCAGCGGAGATCGGAAGCTCGATCAGGCTGAAGGACTTCACGCCATTGCTATCCGGCAGGCTGAAGAAGATACGTCCCGTGCCTGCCTGGGCCAGCGACGGCAGCACCGTGATCGACGGCGTGGCCAGCGACACCACTCCCTTCGTGGTCGTGCTTCCAGACGAGGCCGATGTATTCGACGGGGGATTCGTCAGCGGCGTGACGGTTGGCGTGGTGGTGGCGGATACCGGATTGTTCACCGGGATCCTGTTCTCATTCCCGGAGGTATCGGTCCACACCACCACCTGCTCGTAGCCGGGCTGCGGGGGCTTCACCTTGTCGATGAGCACCTTGGCGGTATTCGTCATCGGGTCTTCCACCACGAGGCCTTCTGGCTCCGTGCGCACTTCCACGCGATTGGCGGCCAGCGTGTCGGCATCGGGGAAATGATAGGCGCTCAGATTGTCCTCCGCCGTGACGCGACGTCCGAGGTAGCCGTGGCCATTCTCGTCCTTCGCCCAGATCATGTCGTTTGCCTTGTCGTAGTAGGCACCGTCCCCGGACACCATCAGCGCGTAATCCTCCACCGCATTCGGCGGGAAATTCAGGTGCCGCACGTATTCGCCGTCGGACAGCGACATGCTCTCGGGCATCCAGCCGTTCTTGATGACCAGCCGTGCCGGATCGGCGGACATGCCGCCCTCCAGCTCCATCATCCAGCCCAGCGCATTCGTCACGCGGCGCTGCATCTCCTCCGCGGAGGGCAGCAGCGCATTCGGTGAATGAAGGCTCAGCACGCGCGGCGCGGTGAGGGCACCCTGCTCGTCCAGATTGTGAAGCTGGGCCTGGTAGCGCAGCAGATCCTCGCGCATGCGGCGGTCATCCGGGATGGCACGGCGATCCGCCGGTGCCCCGGGCACGGGCAGTGTCGTCGCGGTATCCCGGACGGATTTCGATGGCAGGGCGGTTGGCAAGCCTACCTTCGCCACATCCGGTGCCTGCTCGCCTCCACGCGGCCACAGGATGAATGCGACGGCGGCAGCCACCCAACCGCTGGCGGCCAGCCATGGGAAAAACTTCACGTTCCGGTGGGCCAGCGGCGTGCGGGCGTCCACCTTCGACATGATGGAGGAAAGCACCTCCGGCGGTGCCGCGCGCAGCGGCGAGGTGGCCAGCCACACATCGGCGGCGGTCTCCTGCGTCGCGCGGATTTCCTCCAGACACTGCGCATCGCGCACCAGCCGCGGATCGCTCCGGGCCGGATCATCGTGCGGCAGCAGGTCGAGCGCCTTCGCCGTCGCGTCGTCGAGATTAGTGCGGGGCATCGAGGCCTCCTTTCTTCAGCAGCGCGCGCAGCTTCTCCATCGCGCGGTGGACGCGGACCTTCGCCGTGCCGAGCGGCACGCCCCAGCGCACCGCGTGATCCTCCAGCGTCGCCGGGTCGAAGAGCGCCGCCCGCACGCTCTCCGCCTCACCGGCATCGAGCTGGTCCAGCGCCGAGCGCACCCGCGAGACCGTATCGCGGAAAAACAAATCCTCCACCCCGCCGCGGTCCGGCACCTCCAGCACAGGCATGGTCCCCCAGTCCTCCCACACCGCCGCGCGGCGGCGCTTCCGGCGCAGGACATCGAGGCACAGGCCGCGCAAGATCATGGCGCACCAGGTGAAGCCGCGGCTTTTCTCAGAGTCGAAGTCCCCCGCGCGCTTCCAGATCCGCAGGAAGCAATCCTGCAGCACCTCCTTCGCCGCGCCCTCGTCATTGATCCAATGCAGCGCCATGCTGTAGAGGCGGTCCCCCCACATGCGGTAGAGTTCCTCGAGCGCCTCCGGGTCGTGGCGGGCGATGCGGGTCAGCAGCCAGGTGCCGTCCCAGGCGTCTGCCCGTCCGTCCGCCTTGAGTGCCTGTATCTTCTCCGCCATCGGTCAGTCGCTTTATCTCATGAAGCCGCCCGCTGCGGGAAGCCGGAAAAACTGCTCACTCTGCAGCGGCAGAAGAAGGTGAGGGGCGGCCACCACCAAGCCTCTCCGGTCTTTCGACGGCCGCCCCCCTCCTGTGCTGTTCACACGACCTCTGGCCCGCGTGGGTCTCTTTCCCCGCACCGGGGCCGGACGGCGTCGTGGAGTCTCCTCCATGTTTCAAGCCCTCCCCGACTTGAAACACGGCCTCCATCTCGCCGTCCGGCCGGATGCTTTCCGGTGAAGACTGCCTCGCGGGGGCACTGCTGGCAGGTGCGGCCGGGACCCAAAAAACCCGCCGCTCCCGCAGAAACCCCAGCACCCGCTTCCACTGGAACCCAGTGAAAGCCGGCGCTTGGATTTCTTTCAGCAATACCACAACCATGATCGCTACCGTATGATCCGGCCAAAGCGGGAGATGGGTTTCAGAAAAGTTTCTCTTTTTCTCCACGCTCCGCTTTCAGGGCGGCCGATGACTCGCAACATCCCGCCATAAGACACTCTCTATCAGTTCACTAATTCCGCTTCATCACGCGCGAAAAAAATTCGCGCGATACCTCCTGTGTCAGCGCTTCCCTCGAAAGTTTGACGCTCCCCGAAGCCCGTCCTTAGCCTCCGGACGCTACCCATCCGTCGATCCGACCTAACCCAGATCCACTCATGAAACCCCGCCTGACCGCCTTGCTACCCGCCCTCTCGTGCCTCCTTTTCCTCCCCGCCCAGGCCCAGCAGTGGTCCGTGGAGCAGGCGCAGGAGTGGGCGAAGACCCAGCCCTGGCGCGCCGGGTCGAATTTCACGCCGAGCACCGCGATCAACCAGCTCGAGATGTGGCAGGCCGACACCTTCGACCCCGAGACCATCGACCGCGAGCTGGGCTACGCCGCCTCCTGCGGGATGAATGCCGCCCGCGTCTTCCTCCACGACCTGCTCTGGGAGCAGGACTCGGAAGGCCTGCTGAAGCGCATGGACCAATTCCTCGCCATCGCCGACAAGCACAAGGTGGGCATCATGTTCGTCCTCTTCGACGACGTCTGGGACCCCAGCCCGAAGCTCGGCAAGCAGCGCGACCCGCGCCCGCACACCCACAACTCCGGCTGGGTGCAGAGCCCGGGCAAGGACGTGCTCGTGGACGCCGCCAAGCGCAAGACCCTGGAGCCCTACGTCACCGGCGTGCTCACCCGCTTCAAGGATGACAAGCGCGTCATCGTCTGGGACCTCTACAACGAGCCCGGCAACCCGAATCTCAGCGCCTACGGCAAGGTGGAGCTGCCCGTGGAGGAAAAGAAGAAGCACTCGCTGGAGCTGGTGAAACTCAGCTTCGAGTGGGCCTGGAAGGTCCGCCCCACCCAGCCCATCACCGTCGGAGTATGGACCGGCGACTGGAGCACGAAGGAAAAGCGCGACGCCCTGAATGCCTACCAGATCGACCACTCGGACATCATCAGCTTCCACGTTTACTCCGATCTCGAGAAGACGAAGTCGATGACCGAGCCGCTCCTCGAATACGGCCGCCCCGTCCTCTGCACCGAATTCCTCGCCCGCACCGCCGGCAGCCGCCTCCAGGACATCCTCCCCTACTTCAAGGAGAAGAAGGTGGACTCCTACCAATGGGGCCTCGTCGCCGGCAAGACCCAGACCCAGTACCCCTGGGAAAGCTGGAAGCGCGACTTCACCGCCGAGCCCGAAGTGTGGTTCCACGAACTCTTCCACAAGGACGGCAAGCCCTACGACAAGGAAGAGACCGACCT from Luteolibacter flavescens includes these protein-coding regions:
- a CDS encoding GNAT family N-acetyltransferase gives rise to the protein MTPAINIIPATEAHAGAVWRIFREVIAAGDAYVFEADTTYEAFLAYWFAARAYVAMEGAEVLGSYIIKPNLPGRASHVANASYMVAAAARGKGVGGLMCAHSLREAKSQGFRAMQFNIVVSTNVTAVALWQKHGFAIIGTVPGAFRHETLGYVDAHVMFRDLADIGDGSAQ
- a CDS encoding sigma-70 family RNA polymerase sigma factor, translating into MAEKIQALKADGRADAWDGTWLLTRIARHDPEALEELYRMWGDRLYSMALHWINDEGAAKEVLQDCFLRIWKRAGDFDSEKSRGFTWCAMILRGLCLDVLRRKRRRAAVWEDWGTMPVLEVPDRGGVEDLFFRDTVSRVRSALDQLDAGEAESVRAALFDPATLEDHAVRWGVPLGTAKVRVHRAMEKLRALLKKGGLDAPH
- a CDS encoding cellulase family glycosylhydrolase; amino-acid sequence: MKPRLTALLPALSCLLFLPAQAQQWSVEQAQEWAKTQPWRAGSNFTPSTAINQLEMWQADTFDPETIDRELGYAASCGMNAARVFLHDLLWEQDSEGLLKRMDQFLAIADKHKVGIMFVLFDDVWDPSPKLGKQRDPRPHTHNSGWVQSPGKDVLVDAAKRKTLEPYVTGVLTRFKDDKRVIVWDLYNEPGNPNLSAYGKVELPVEEKKKHSLELVKLSFEWAWKVRPTQPITVGVWTGDWSTKEKRDALNAYQIDHSDIISFHVYSDLEKTKSMTEPLLEYGRPVLCTEFLARTAGSRLQDILPYFKEKKVDSYQWGLVAGKTQTQYPWESWKRDFTAEPEVWFHELFHKDGKPYDKEETDLYKKLTGK